The proteins below are encoded in one region of Helianthus annuus cultivar XRQ/B chromosome 2, HanXRQr2.0-SUNRISE, whole genome shotgun sequence:
- the LOC110866848 gene encoding uncharacterized mitochondrial protein AtMg00810-like has protein sequence MDVKNAFLYGELDHVIFMDQPRDAITGDLIITGDLDDEIAQLKANLCVRFRMKDLGKLVRFLGLELAYNGNEVILHQTKYASDMLHKFGMISCKAAPTPIESRVKLYSHVGRELEDPTVYRKIVGSLIYLTLTRPDVAFAVGVLSRYMQDPRKPHYLAILRVLRYMKGTMGNGVMFKREQHPMLMGLCDSDYAGDLNERRSTIVYVFM, from the exons ATGGACGTCAAAAATGCATTCCTTTACGGTGAACTTGATCATGTGATTTTCATGGATCAACCAAGAG ATGCAATCACCGGGGACTTGATCATCACAGGGGACTTAGATGACGAGATCGCCCAGCTCAAGGCTAATCTCTGTGTGCGCTTCCGAATGAAAGATCTGGGCAAGCTGGTAAGGTTCCTTGGTTTGGAGCTAGCCTATAATGGGAATGAGGTAATTTTGCATCAGacaaaatatgcaagtgacaTGTTACACAAATTTGGTATGATTTCTTGCAAAGCTGCACCAACTCCAATTGAATCTCGAGTAAAGTTGTACTCACATGTTGGAAGGGAACTAGAAGATCCAACGGTGTATAGAAAGATCGTTGGCAGTCTAATATATCTCACTCTCACAAGACCCGATGTAGCATTCGCTGTCGGGGTTCTGAGTCGGTATATGCAAGACCCACGAAAGCCACATTACTTAGCAATTTTGCGTGTGCTTCGGTATATGAAAGGTACAATGGGCAATGGTGTAATGTTTAAGAGGGAACAACATCCAATGCTAATGGGTCTGTGTGACTCGGATTATGCGGGTGACTTGAATGAAAGGCGGTCAACTATCGTGTATGTGTTTATGTAG